The DNA region CGCCCAGATCTATGGTCCCGACGTCGCCAACCAGCTGATCCGCGAGGCCCTGCACCCCTATCCGGCCGACCTCGCGCTGGTCAGCAAGGTGGGTGGCAAGCGTGACGACGAGGGCAACTGGCTGCCCGCCCAGGAGCCCGACGACCTGCGGGCACAGCTGGAGGAGAACCTGCGCACCCTAGACACCGACCGGCTGGCCGCGGTGAACCTGCGGATTTTCGATAGCGATGTCAACCAAGAGCTCTTCGAGCGCCAGCTCTCGGCGATGATCGCCGCGCATGACGAAGGACTGATCGCCGGAATCGGGCTGAGCAACGTCAATGCCGAGCATCTGCGAATCGCGTTGCAACGCACCGCGATCGTGTGCGTGCAGAACGCCTACAATCTGCTCGACCGAACCTCGCAGCCGGTGTTGGACCTGTGCACGGAGCACGACATCGCGTTCGTGCCGTTCTTCCCGCTGGGTTCAGGCTTCCTGCCCGACAACCCGGTGCTCAACCATCCGGCGGTGAGCCGGGCAGCGCAGAAACTGGGCCGGACGCCGGCCCAGATCGTGCTGGCGTGGACGTTGTCGGTGGCGCCCAACGTGCTGCTGATCCCGGGCACGTCCTCGCTGGCCCACCTCGAGGAGAACACCGCGGTGCGCGACATCGTGCTCGACGAGCAGACCAAACAGGTACTCGACCAGAGCAACGATTAACGCTTGGGGGACCGCGACCAATAAAATCGTCGCATAATGACGAACTCCTCCGGGGCGGCGACGGTCGCGCCGCGCTCTGACAAGGTCTCGATCGAGGCGCGCCGCCGCCGCACGTTTGCCGTCATCAGCCACCCCGACGCCGGCAAGTCCACCCTGACCGAGGCGCTGGTGCTGCACGCCAAAGCGATCACCGAAGCCGGCGCCATCCACGGCAAGGCGGGCCGACGCGCCACCGTGTCGGACTGGATGGAGATGGAAAAGGCCCGCGGTATCTCGATCACCTCCACGGCGCTGCAGTTCCCGTACACCACCAACGCCGGTGACACCTGCATCATCAACCTGCTCGACACCCCCGGCCACGCGGACTTCTCCGAGGACACCTACCGGGTGCTGACCGCGGTGGACTCCGCGGTCATGCTCATCGACGCCGCCAAGGGCCTGGAACCGCAGACGCTCAAGCTGTTTCAAGTGTGCCGGCACCGCCGCATCCCGATCATCACGGTGGTCAACAAATGGGACCGGCCGGGCCGGCACGCTCTGGAGTTGATGGATGAGATCTCCGAGCGCATCGGCCTGCGGCCCACCCCGCTGACGTGGCCGGTCGGCATCGCCGGCGACTTCAAGGGAGTGCTGGACCGACGCACCGGGAAGTTCATCCGGTTCACCCGTACCGCGGGCGGGGCCACCGCCGCCCCCGAGGAGCACATCGACGCGGCCGATGCTCACGCCGCCGCGGGCGCAGACTGGGACACCGCGGTCGAGGAATCTGAGCTGCTCAGCGCCGACGGGGCCGACTTCGACGCCGAGACATTCCTGGACTGCTCATCGACGCCGGTGCTGTTCACCTCTGCGGCACTGAATTTCGGCGTCAACCAGCTGCTCGACGTGCTCGCCCAGCTGGCACCGTCACCGAGCGGGCAGCTCGACGTCGACGGCAACCGGCGCGAGGCCGCGTCCCCGTTCAGCGCGTTCGTGTTCAAGGTGCAGGCCGGCATGGATTCGGCGCACCGTGACCGCATCGCCTACGCGCGGGTGTGTTCGGGCACCTTCGAACGGGGGGATGTGCTCACCCACGCCACCACCGGCAAGCCCTTCGTCACCAAGTACGCGCAGTCGGTGTTCGGTCAGCAGCGCTCGACGCTGGACACGGCCTGGCCGGGTGATGTCATCGGCCTGGCCAACGCGGCTGCGCTGCGACCGGGAGACACCCTCTACGCCGAGGTTGCGGTGCAGTATCCGCCCATCCCGAGCTTCTCACCCGAGCACTTCTCGGTGGCCCGCGGCTCGGATCCCAGCAAGCACAAACAGTTCCGCAAGGGTATCGAGCAACTCGACCAGGAGGGTGTGGTGCAGGTGCTGCGCTCGGACCGGCGCGGCGACCAGGCCCCTGTGCTCGCGGCGGTGGGCCCGATGCAGTTCGAGGTGGCCAGCCACCGGATGGCCGGTGAGTTCAGTGCGCCGATCACGCTGGAACCGTTGCCCTACACGGTGGCCCGGTTATGTGGCCCCGACGATGTCGAGCTGCTGGCCCGACTGCCGTCGGTGGAGGTGTTCACCCGCACCGACGGTGCGCTGCTGGCGGTGTTCGCGACCAAGTGGCGGCTGGAGACCGTGCAGCGGGACAACCCCGACCTGATGTTGCGTGAACTGGTCGCCGCGGGTCAGTAGCGCTGCGACCACACGTCAGTCGACGTCGACCCAGTCCAGGGTGCGCTCGACGGCCTTACGCCAGCCGGCATAGCCGGCTTCGCGCTGGTCCGCCGACCACTGCGGCGTCCAGCGTTTACCCTCCTGCCAGTTCGCGCGCAGATCCTCGGGTCCGTCCCAGAACCCGACGCCCAGCCCGGCGGCGTAGGCCGCGCCCAGCGCAGTCGTCTCGGCGACAACGGGTTTGACCACCTCGACGCCGAGCACATCGGCCTGGATCTGCATGCACAGGTCGTTGGCGGTGATACCGCCGTCGACCTTGAGCACTTCTAGAGTGACGCCGGAGTCGACGGCCATCGCGTCGACCACATCGCGGCTCTGGTAGCAGATGGATTCCAGCGTGGCGCGTGCCAGATGGGCGTTGGTGTTGTAGCGCGACAACCCGACGATGGCACCGCGCGCGTCGGATCGCCAGTACGGCGCGAACAGCCCGGAGAACGCCGGCACGAAGTAGACCCCGCCGTTGTCGGTGACCTGCCGGGCCAGCGCCTCGCTCTGCGACGCACCGCTGATGATGCCGAGCTGGTCGCGCAACCACTGCACCGCCGATCCGGTCACCGCAATCGAACCCTCGAGGGCGTAAACCGGTTTCGCGTCTCCGAACTGGTAGCACAACGTGGTCAACAGTCCGTTGCCGGAGCGCACGATCTCCTCACCGGTGTTGATGAGCAGGAAGTTGCCGGTGCCGTAGGTGTTCTTGGCCTCGCCGGCCTCCAGACAGACCTGACCGACCATCGCAGCCTGCTGATCGCCGAGGATCCCGGTGATCGGGATCTGGCCGTCGGCGGGTCCGGTCTCCACGGTCACGCCGTGCGGTTCTGTCGTCGACGACGGCCGGATCTGGGGCAGCATCGCGCGCGGGATACCGAAGAACCCGAGCAGTTCGTCGTCCCAGTCCAGCGTCTCGAGGTTCATCAGCATGGTGCGGCTGGCATTGGTGACGTCGGTGACGTGCACGCCGCCGCGATGCCCGCCGGTCAGGTTCCACAGCACCCAGGTGTCGGTGGTGCCGAACAGCGCGTCGCCCTTCTCCGCGTCGGCGCGCAGCCCGTCGACGTTGTCGAGCAGCCACTGCAGCTTGCCGCCGGAGAAATAGGTGGCCGGCGGCAGTCCGGCCTTGCGCCGGATCACGTCGCCGCGACCATCGCGATCCAGTGCCGAGGCGATGCGGTCGGTGCGGGTGTCCTGCCAGACGATCGCATTGTGATAGGGCCGGCCGGTGCGCCGGTTCCACACCAGCGACGTCTCCCGTTGGTTGGTGATCCCCAGCGCCGCGAGGTCGACGGTGGACAGGTTGGTGTTGTTCAGCGCCGAGGCGAGCACC from Mycobacterium sp. SMC-4 includes:
- a CDS encoding oxidoreductase; the encoded protein is MDTYHLGSYTVGRVGFGAMQLPGPGVFGPPRDHDQALAVLRRALELGINHIDTAQIYGPDVANQLIREALHPYPADLALVSKVGGKRDDEGNWLPAQEPDDLRAQLEENLRTLDTDRLAAVNLRIFDSDVNQELFERQLSAMIAAHDEGLIAGIGLSNVNAEHLRIALQRTAIVCVQNAYNLLDRTSQPVLDLCTEHDIAFVPFFPLGSGFLPDNPVLNHPAVSRAAQKLGRTPAQIVLAWTLSVAPNVLLIPGTSSLAHLEENTAVRDIVLDEQTKQVLDQSND
- a CDS encoding peptide chain release factor 3, producing MTNSSGAATVAPRSDKVSIEARRRRTFAVISHPDAGKSTLTEALVLHAKAITEAGAIHGKAGRRATVSDWMEMEKARGISITSTALQFPYTTNAGDTCIINLLDTPGHADFSEDTYRVLTAVDSAVMLIDAAKGLEPQTLKLFQVCRHRRIPIITVVNKWDRPGRHALELMDEISERIGLRPTPLTWPVGIAGDFKGVLDRRTGKFIRFTRTAGGATAAPEEHIDAADAHAAAGADWDTAVEESELLSADGADFDAETFLDCSSTPVLFTSAALNFGVNQLLDVLAQLAPSPSGQLDVDGNRREAASPFSAFVFKVQAGMDSAHRDRIAYARVCSGTFERGDVLTHATTGKPFVTKYAQSVFGQQRSTLDTAWPGDVIGLANAAALRPGDTLYAEVAVQYPPIPSFSPEHFSVARGSDPSKHKQFRKGIEQLDQEGVVQVLRSDRRGDQAPVLAAVGPMQFEVASHRMAGEFSAPITLEPLPYTVARLCGPDDVELLARLPSVEVFTRTDGALLAVFATKWRLETVQRDNPDLMLRELVAAGQ
- the glpK gene encoding glycerol kinase GlpK, producing MADFVAAIDQGTTSTRCMIFDHAGAEVGRHQLEHEQILPKAGWVEHNPVEIWERTGAVLASALNNTNLSTVDLAALGITNQRETSLVWNRRTGRPYHNAIVWQDTRTDRIASALDRDGRGDVIRRKAGLPPATYFSGGKLQWLLDNVDGLRADAEKGDALFGTTDTWVLWNLTGGHRGGVHVTDVTNASRTMLMNLETLDWDDELLGFFGIPRAMLPQIRPSSTTEPHGVTVETGPADGQIPITGILGDQQAAMVGQVCLEAGEAKNTYGTGNFLLINTGEEIVRSGNGLLTTLCYQFGDAKPVYALEGSIAVTGSAVQWLRDQLGIISGASQSEALARQVTDNGGVYFVPAFSGLFAPYWRSDARGAIVGLSRYNTNAHLARATLESICYQSRDVVDAMAVDSGVTLEVLKVDGGITANDLCMQIQADVLGVEVVKPVVAETTALGAAYAAGLGVGFWDGPEDLRANWQEGKRWTPQWSADQREAGYAGWRKAVERTLDWVDVD